The following coding sequences lie in one Alloacidobacterium dinghuense genomic window:
- a CDS encoding electron transfer flavoprotein subunit beta/FixA family protein, which translates to MKILVCIKQVPQKDAPLKLNESGTWIREEVSYEVNEPDAYALEEALRQKEKHGGEVVVITAGPARAQQVLREALAKGADRAIHLEDDKFVQLDSTNTARAIAAAVAEENFDLIVTGLQSDDFGAAQTGVLLAEILGLPHATIIIGIEKTDSGLHLKRELEAGHYQFIDMQTPAVLTIQSGINKLRYASLIGIKQAKNKPLRKIAWADVEPKLSKNLQQIERLYVPVKQKKTEMVEGPPTEVARKITEYLKNTARVI; encoded by the coding sequence ATGAAGATTCTGGTTTGTATCAAGCAGGTTCCGCAGAAGGATGCTCCGCTGAAACTGAACGAGTCCGGGACGTGGATTCGGGAGGAGGTTTCCTACGAAGTCAATGAGCCGGATGCCTATGCGCTGGAAGAGGCGCTGCGGCAGAAGGAAAAGCATGGCGGCGAGGTGGTCGTGATCACGGCTGGTCCGGCGCGGGCGCAGCAGGTGTTGCGCGAGGCGCTGGCCAAGGGCGCGGACCGGGCGATTCATCTGGAAGACGACAAGTTTGTTCAGCTCGATTCGACGAATACGGCGCGCGCGATTGCGGCGGCTGTGGCTGAGGAGAATTTCGACCTGATCGTGACCGGGCTCCAGTCGGATGATTTTGGCGCGGCTCAAACGGGCGTACTGCTGGCGGAGATTCTGGGACTGCCGCACGCGACGATCATTATCGGGATTGAGAAGACGGACTCAGGGTTGCATTTGAAGCGGGAGTTGGAGGCTGGGCATTACCAGTTCATCGATATGCAAACGCCGGCGGTGCTGACGATCCAGAGCGGGATCAACAAGCTGCGCTATGCGAGTTTGATCGGGATCAAGCAGGCAAAAAACAAGCCGTTGCGCAAGATCGCCTGGGCTGACGTAGAGCCGAAGCTAAGCAAGAACCTGCAGCAGATAGAGCGGCTCTACGTTCCCGTGAAGCAGAAAAAGACCGAAATGGTCGAGGGCCCGCCGACGGAAGTGGCACGAAAGATTACCGAGTATCTCAAAAATACCGCCCGCGTGATTTAA